The nucleotide sequence agggatgtgcatcgtttttctgaGGGATGAAagtattgtacaatattttctaatccgtcagatatcggggggtccccgaaagcaatAAATTGATAagacaaagatcctcatgagaggcttctaggaaaagtaaaaagtcatggtataggtggtgaggtcctttcgtggattacaaactggctaaaagacaggaaacagagaataggattacatggacaattttctcagtggaagggagtgggcagtggagtgcctcacggatctgtattgggacccttacttttcaatatatttataaatgatctggaaagaaatacgatgagtgagataatcaaatttgcagatgacacaaaattgttcagagtggttaaatcacgagcagattgtgataaattgcaggaagaccttgtgagactggaaaattgggcatcaaaatggcagatgaaatttaatgtggataggtgcaaggtgatgcatatagggaaaaataacccatgctatagttacacaatgttaggttccatattgtgtgctactttatcaaacgccttccgaaaatccaagtacactacatctaccggttcacctttatccacatgtttattaactctttcaaaaaagtgaagcagatttgtgaggcaagacttgccttgggtaaagccatgctgactttgttccattaaaccatgtctttctatatgttctgtgattttgatgcttagaacactttccactatttttcctggcactgaagtcaggctaaccggtctgtggtttcccggatcacccctggagccctttttaaatattggggttacattagctatcctccagtcttcaggtaaaatggatgattttaatgataggttacacatttttactaataggtctgaaatttcatttttgagttccagtccaggtgatttactactcttcagtttatcaatcaggcctaccacatcttctaggttcactgtgatttggttcagtccatctgaatcattacccatgaaaaccttctccggaacaggtatctctccaacatatTCTTtggtaaatactgaagcaaagaaatcatttaatctttccacgatggccttatcttctctaagtgcccctttaacccctcgatagCCATTAACTCATtgttaatggctattaatcaattatacttagggaatagccactgctattaattgcatcagtagcatgggtgcttcttagtgtttgggtaattgccaggttcttgtggcctggtttttggcctctgttagaaacaggatgctgggcttgatggacccttggtctgtcccagcatggcaatttcttatgttcttatgatcatctctcggtccaactgactccctcacagactttctgcttcgaatatattttaaaaaggttttattgtttttgcctctatggccaacttcttttcaaattctctcttagcctgtcttatcaatgtcttacatttaacttgccagcgcttatacattatcctattttcttctgttggatccttcttccaatttttgaatgaagatcttttggctaaaatagcttctttcacctcccttttaaccatgccggtaatcgttttgccttctttccacctttcttaatgtgtggaatacatctggactgtgcttctaggatggtattttttaacaatgaccacgcctcttgcacactttttacctttgtagctgctcctttcagttttttccttacaatttttctcattttatcaaagtttcccttttgaacatttagcacgagagctgtggatttgcttactgtcccccttccagtcattaattcaaatttgatcatattatgatcactattgccatttATGCTTAATTTTTGTGATTTGCTTTTGCTAGTCAGACTCCACAGAAGAGAATATTGAGATGAAATGCTGTATAAGCTAGAAAAGTTAATAGGCCACAGTGCGTGTTTAGAGGATATCAAGGCCAGTACTGATATTTCAGCCTAGCTGCAAGTTCGTACATAGCATTTGCATACTGAACAAGAATGAATTTACATATAGCCACTTGGATTATTTAAATTAAATAGCCAGTCATAGAAATATTTTGACAATTGTGTAACCCTAGATGTGAAGAGAAGTGTATACCCTTTGAAATGCCTGATGTCAGTAACTGATCTCTTGAGAGAGAGCTCGGTACATTGGCATTGTACAGTGGCATTCTGTCACTCTCTCTCCATTAAGGTACCTTATGATATTATAgactttaatgaaaaaaaataatttttttcctcAGCTGCTGTTTTTTGAATCACAAGAGATACCCAAACTggtttaggggaaaaaaaattgatGTACATAATTATTACTgcagattaattttttttattgtcttgTGCTTTGGCTGTTAATATGTAAGAAGTCTCTACTATAAGTCTACCACCAGTTTATGATCCTATTAACCCCATTTCCTGTTGCTTTTCAacctttgtatttttatttataaaatgtataaatcgctttccagattttacaataaaatctttcaaagtaAAGTACAACAGCAATTAACACAAGATATAAAATAagcaataacaataaaataacaatacataAAAAACCAATATAGCAATTTTTTCCAAGGGTAAGACAGCACAAATTTCTACTGTTGGCACCAGCTCAAAAATAATCATACCTCATAACTTAAATATCAtcagccaggtcttcaatttacAGCAAAACCACATTAGATCTTTCTCCTCCCTGATTGATAAAGGAAGATCATTCCATTATTTGGGTTTTATTTATCATAGAGAATGATTTATTTTGTAGCTTAACATGCTGGAAAGTTTTTACTGATGGAAGTTGTAGTTGACGACAGTATTTTGAACTGAACATACATTTCTAGTTTATGATTTCCAATATAATATTTTTGACATATGTGAGGGACAGATGCCACCCAAGATCTTTTGAAAGCAAGCATGAGAAGTTTAAACATCCATTGTTACCTcacgggtaaccagtgtaaattcaAAAGCAGAGGAGCAGCTGATTCCTGCCTCCACCATCCCATAAAAATTCTTGCTGCCAGATTCAGGACAACCTGGAGCTTCCTTACTATAACACCAGGAAAACCCCAGTATAATGGCATTGCAGTGGTCCAACACCGCAATTACTAGAGCATATACCTCGAGAAATGACAATTCCAAATGTTACAGATCCACCTCGGCTAACATGAGACTAACCCAAAGCCTCTACTCCTACAATGAGTAACAGTTCTAGCCTAACTCACTGCTCCATGGGCTGGGCCTGCATGCAACCAACCTAAGACACTGGATGGAGGCCAGTGGTATGGGAGCTTGGGACACATACTGTCGTGATAAATATGACAAAGAGGGAAATGTAAGGGTGCTTTGAGAAGGTTTTTCTAAAAAGCCAGACCAGTCTGGTGGCGGTGATGAAATAAAGATAATAACAGCAAGGCAAGGGACACATCTGTGATATCGTGGATGCTTCTACATCTCTTTCTTGAAACCATGGATTATGCTGGACCTTCCACCTTGCCtgctggagtgcactgtactgtattggcctgaaagataGTTGTGTGTGCCTAAGGAGGGCCCAGGAAATGGGGCATGTTGGAGCTGGGATTGGTAGAAACATGCAGGGTGAGTGAGGGTCGGCCGGGGCATGGCTGTCACAGTCAACCAAGTGTTACATGTTCACAGAGTCATGATTGTGACACAGGCAAGTCTAGCAAATGACATGGCTGTCAGTAAGGGATATCTTTCAGCCACAGACACAAGACTTAAATTCACTAGGATTGGCCTTCTTGCAACCTGACAATCAAACTTGACTTTCAcacattagttttttttttaattttaagtaaGTTCAGAGGCtgccaaggcagcaaggcaaagagaaaaaaataaatgaggcAGAAACATGATTTGAAAAAAACCAGAGAGAAGATACATGTCCGAATAGTAGCGTGGATAAAAAGAGACTATGGGGCACAGGAGGCAATGCGTGCGCAGtaactcccgcacatgctcagtagtgaAAACATTACTGAGCTAGTGAAATGGGTGTGTTCAGCACTGTCAGATAACATCACCCATGTGTACTGGCTAATTCGGCTCTGCTCCTTGACAGAGAACAGGGTCACCATGGCCTATAGCTGTACCAGGGATGGTGAAGTCTTATTGCTGAGACTAGGTACCTTTAAATCCTGTGTGGAATGGGGCCAGTGTgaattttttctttctctttcctgtcATACTTTAATAGTGCTCAACATGTTGAGATGTGGTCAAGATATTATTTCTGGTATTGCAGCATTCCCACAATGAAATTCAGCAGAATTGTTTGACATGACTAGGCTCAAAGATCATCTGGATAACATTGTACTATCACTAACCCTAACTTCACATACTCAGTGGCTTCTATTACTTCTTTGAACTTTAAAGAGAGAagttgtctctttccatcctgaAAGTCACACACCTGAGAACAAAAGATAAGCACTTCAAAGGCTACTTTACAGGACAAGCCATGAAGAAGAGGTAGATGCAACTGAAGAGCCATAAACCTTAAGGATATAAACAATGGGTACATCAAGAATTAGGAGAGAGACAGTTAGATAGGTAGACAGATACGCAGGTACACAGGGACAATGtgtttattcacacacacacataaagcttCTCTCTCTTAGGTGCACAGGTCTCTGTAATGTACAGATCTGTAACAAACatatcttatataaaatattctcATTATTTGAATATTTGCTTTTATGTATGTCTTATTCTACTGTACTCATTGCCGCTGGAACATGTATCAGGCCCTGGATTACTACTACTATTGGGGCAGATGCAAGAAACTGAGTATTAAAACGGTGTGCTGAAGTTCAGTGCACACTTTCCTAATGCTACTTTTTTCTGCATACAAATcagaaaatgtgcacaaagaaaaggcttagcatacagaaaaacaatttaatgcacagaaaacatggttaGGTGTACAAATCAAATTTTTCATACTTAAACTAAGATATATATGCACAAACACTATCTACACAGAAAGaattttttgtgcacagaaatcatattttatataaGGAAATCATACATTTTGTGCAGAAAGCATGTTTTCTATGCATGAAATTCAAACGAGAGGTCCTGGAACCAGAACTCCAACTTCTGCCAAAAACCAGCATCAGCTCTGGAATCTTTACTCCATCTTGAAataggagttacatttccagcattaagaaaacaggAGATGATCTAgtccacctctctgcattggaggggaggggggtttaatCACTAATGCCCTCATTACcatagaatttccatgtgagagcGCTTTCAAATGCACAATGTAATGCGCACATTTTTTGTACACAAAAGTCCTTGCAGCATTGGCAGTAGACTTTGTgcataaaaaaatgtgcacacaactgaGGTTACACTGTGTACTGTGCCGAGTGCAACTTTTTATACTGGCcccattattattgtttttatttattattataattatataatgAGATCACCACATGAAGATACTCAGCAAAAGTTGTTGAAAGAAATATACTCCATACAATTAATCTCTCCCCTTCAGTTGGGAATTACTGTGTGGACTGTCTGGTGGCTTGTGAGGTTTGTTGTCTCACAGAAGCTTTTACTACACTAAGTACATGTAAAtggaaaattttttttgttttgtgtgagTTGACTTCTCATAAACGTTTACCACACTAAGTACATGTAAATATTTTCATATGTGAATGGTAGCATCCTTTGTGTTTTGTGAGGCGTGCTTTccgactaaagcttttaccacactcagtacatgcaaatggTTTCAATCCAGTGTGGACTATCAGATGTGATGTGAGAGAGCACTTCCGACTAAACGTTTTCCCACACTCAGTACACGTAAATGGTTttactccagtgtggattctctgatgcaatgtGAGAGATGACTTTTGTCTAAAgtttttaccacactcactacatgtaaatggtttcactccagCGTGCATTCTCTGATGTAATGTGAAGGATATCTTATGACTAAAGCTTTtactacactcagtacatgtaaattcTCTCAGGCCAGCATGGACTTTCTGATGCATTATAAGAGATGCCTTTTGCCTAAAGTTTTtctcacattcagtacatgtaaatggttttactCCAGTGTGCATTCTCTGATGCAATGTGAGAGATGATTTTTGcctaaagcttttatcacactcaatacatgtaaatgctttcaCTCCAGTATGGAAGACTTTGTGGTTTGTTAGGTGCATCTTCCGACTAAAGCATTTACCACACTcattgcatgtaaatggtttcacaaCAGTGTGGCAAATGTGCTTTGTGAGAAATGTCTTCCgactgaagcttttcccacatacAGTACACATAAATGGTTTCACACCAGTGTGTGTTCTCTCATGTGATATAAGTGATGccttctgactgaagcttttatcacattcactacatgtaaatggtttcacgccagtatggattctctgatgcaatatgaAAGATGCTTTATGtgtaaagcttttaccacactcagtacatgtaaatggtttcactccaCTGTGGATTCCCAGATGTGATTTTAGGTGTGACTTCCtcctaaagcttttaccacactctgGACATATAAATGGCTTCACTCCAACATGTATTTTCTGATGCGACTGGAGAGACCACTTCTGTgtaaagcttttatcacattcagcaCATCTAAATGGTTTCACACCAGTGATGATCCTTTCTGGAGTCTCATTGAGCTCCCAGTGATGTTGCTCTGTATTATTGTTTTTCGGCTCATCATTTtctagataaataaaaaaataaacattgggCATTATTGTAGAACAGTTTAATGTGTACAGTAAtagaaaaacatttgttttttcttgtgtTAGTGCTGTTTGCCTGAAGAGGACATAGTCTGAAAGTTTTATAAGCATTGTGCCATACATTGGCCTTTAATGTTGTCATGTCCTCCTGCATGTCAAAGAAAAGGTCATGATGCAGAAATATTTTCCATCTGGTAATCAtggaggacaactttcaaagtcTATAAactcaggtaagaagtaatttagGAATGCTAATTGGCTTTCTATCAGTTGCCCTCCTTCAATGTGTATAAAAATATGTGCGTAGATTTAATCACTTGAGTGGAAGCATTCCTGGAGCTTAGATCAAGGAAAGGCATTTTAAAATCGTTGTACATTATTTTCCATTTCAAACATGCCCACACTTGGTGCAAGGTCCAAGGGTAAAAACAGCTGCAGATTTTGCCCCAGTGTGGACAGTGTGAAATTTCCCTGTGTTCTGCCGTGAGAAAGTCAAGATGGAGGAGTGAGCCTGGGACGCAGAAGAGGTAACCCAGCACAGGAGGGAATATTACAGCTAAAGAGTGGGAGCAAAGAAGAGAATGACATGGGCTGGAACCAATAAATACAGGGgggattctaaaaaaaaataaaaaaaataaaatgtaaaagcatGAAACTGATGACATTAACTGTATAATTACTACATAAATACtatacatattaaaaacataaaacatttaaaacatactttaaaaatcAGTCCAACATGGCCATTATTCAGCTAGATGCTGGCTTCTGGGGATTGCTTAATTCAAAAAACATAATGGAGACAATTTCACAGAGATGTTTGGGGGTAAATGAGAGTTTACTGGTGGAAAAACCCCTCTCAATATTGCCCTCCGCCCTGATGcagggaaaaggggcagggccaggcTGGAACCTCTTACCTACACGCGAAGATATCATTTGGAAATCCTCCTGCATACTTTACCCAGAGGTCTTTGCACCTGCAATGCACACGAGTTATAGAATCACCGAAGCATTCCCCACCACCAGATGCTTTCCCTTTGCAACCTGACTCGCAGGTCTGCAGGCATAAAGTATATGCAAACCTGCAAGCACCAGGGGGAGTATTAAAATTGCCCTCAACATGTTTACAAAATAGAAGAACAATTCTATGTGTACTTATTTACATACCCacagtgcctgaaaaagcagaatatgaaatcaatctaaataaataaataaagctcacGCCTGGTCATTGGTGGCTCAAGGCAAGTTACGTTCaaatactgcaggtatttccctgtcctcaatAGGCTGACAATCTTAacaagttgattttaaaaggagctacGGGtgtaaaatgagcatatatgcagGTAAAGTAGTTTGTACATgcgtgcatgctattttataaccatcaaaagtacacacataatTTGGGTTTCACGCACACACTTACCTGCGCAAACAGGGGTGATCAAGAGGCGTTCTGGCGCGAGGCCAAGAGGAACGCACAGAAGATGCTATTTTATGAGAGATTTATGTGAATTTATTAGGCATCTTATTTGCACAAGTTTtgacctgctaattatctggcacaaTTGATATCAGCCTCGTCTGTTGTCTTGCTAtttttgggtgagaggtctggatgaaccaggggggggttcagggtgaagaactcGGAGAGTCTTaatgaactggagacagactgggtgaactggtggaggtctcAGCAAtcatgtgtgcattttttttttttataatataccTGCTTTCACATATAAATCAGAGTTTTATGTGAACAAGTTCAAGTGTTTTTGAGTGTTCAATACATGCACGTCTGCTTataaaatagatagaaaaaaatacacacactCAATGGgccatatgtgtattttataatctgggaAGGCCAGATATGTCCAGGTTATAAAATTCTGTTGTAGATCTCTGTGCCTATATACATGCACGTATATGGGGTCATGcagagctgtttgaaagttatcctccaagtctgtacctgaggcattggAAGGAGACGTGACTTGCCTAAGACCCCAATGTAATAAGTTGCACccggctgcgcgcatgttatttTTACTCCGGATGTAGCCAGGAGTTTAGTGCACCTAATTCccaacctcccccctcccaactccCAAAATTGCAGGGGACAccagtgggagaaggaggaggactgCCGTACTGGCATTCAcgattcatttattcacttcattCATCACTTACTGGTTAATGACAGCTCTCAGTATTGCCAGCGGAaggaccaatccccattcagaactcactactgaatggggattggtcctgtctctgacagctaTCAGCGAAGGGACCAATCAGAAAAGAGTACTGGCACTGACAGCGGTCCCATGGGAGGAGGTAAGGTCCTCTCTTCCTTCTGCTGGGGTTCCCTGCAACATTTAGGAgtttggggtggaggggaattgggGGATTTAGGTGCCCCACAAATTTTAAGTTTGCGATGTGGGGAGATTAAGGGCTCTGCCACtatttacattatttttatttttttattttttttttaatttgggtgggggattgCCACTCTGccccactgctttttttttttttttgagtgaatgtgggctgaatttttttttttaaattttttatttatatgcatttcaaatacatttcaagaaaTTGCTTGAATAGCAAACACtgggctggattcactaatgccgcaaggcatagtgaatcccgcggtaacggggcGGGGGGGTGGTGAagcggggggtggtcctgcgctagccggcagcgatcgcacctctgcggtgcgatcgctgccggcgtcgtgccaaataactacaccataaaaggtgtagttattcagcacgAAACTGACAGCAagaaaggtgcttacctttcgctgtcggcgcagtcttcgcggcgtcagccccggtgccgccccgactcctcctcttccggggctgactctgccccgagctagctatcgcacgtgcgcgctagctttagaaaataacccccattaAGAGACAAATGACCTAAACAGAAATatctaaagaaataaaaagaaaatgatctCTTCTATCTTAGTCCTCGATACAAGGATCCAATCCCACAACCTCAGGAAACCAATTATTAACAGAGGAAAAATAAACTAGCAAAAACGAGGTCTATGAATTATATGAACGGAGTCCTGCTTTCCAATTAAGCTATAGGAGAAGAGCTTAAAACAGGTGGCAACGCatcacacaaaaaaagaggagagttgtgaaggtaaaaaaaaatatatatatatgaagcacTCTGATACTTTACAAAACATTTATAGAGgaacttaagaaaaaaagaagcaccATAGGCTTTAATAACAAAAACTGCTTCCTCTTTCTTTGAGTCTGTCTGGCCAAGTCAGGGAAATCACGAACTTTTAAGTCCAGGAAATTCTCTAAACGGTGACGGAAAACCATCTTGAAGATCCATTCTCTATCAGACTCCAAAAGGAAAGAAACATTAAGTGCAGCAGAGGTAACCAGATTCTTCTTGAGTAGTTTCCAAAATATTGGTAATATCCAACTGGGCATCAACAGTATGTTGATCTTCAATACCTTTTtttaaaaggtggaatatcataAACCTTTGAAGCAAGAGGAAGGGTTTGCTCAGGAATCTTGAGAGCCTCAATCAAATATCTCTTCCTCGAGAATCCTTCAGAGCCCCAGAACCCTCAACGGGTACCCACCAATGGCAGCTTCAATAATTCACAGGCAGCCTCAGGAAGGGGGTTTAACCCTGTCATAGCTCTGCTGAACTTCCAAGCCAGCCTCCAAAGCATCCCCCATTCCTTAAAAAACCAAGGTCTTTACCTTCCAATGAAAAGGGAATGCCCcaatgcagggcttcccaaacctgtccaggggaccccacaaccagtaG is from Rhinatrema bivittatum chromosome 2, aRhiBiv1.1, whole genome shotgun sequence and encodes:
- the LOC115083846 gene encoding gastrula zinc finger protein XlCGF26.1-like isoform X1, with protein sequence MKENYQTLCSLEIGSLTVTPDIISHLERGEEPYIRDELGSEEGETGRSSCSENDEPKNNNTEQHHWELNETPERIITGVKPFRCAECDKSFTQKWSLQSHQKIHVGVKPFICPECGKSFRRKSHLKSHLGIHSGVKPFTCTECGKSFTHKASFILHQRIHTGVKPFTCSECDKSFSQKASLISHERTHTGVKPFMCTVCGKSFSRKTFLTKHICHTVVKPFTCNECGKCFSRKMHLTNHKVFHTGVKAFTCIECDKSFRQKSSLTLHQRMHTGVKPFTCTECEKNFRQKASLIMHQKVHAGLREFTCTECSKSFSHKISFTLHQRMHAGVKPFTCSECGKNFRQKSSLTLHQRIHTGVKPFTCTECGKTFSRKCSLTSHLIVHTGLKPFACTECGKSFSRKARLTKHKGCYHSHMKIFTCT
- the LOC115083846 gene encoding gastrula zinc finger protein XlCGF26.1-like isoform X2, encoding MQEDFQMISSRVENDEPKNNNTEQHHWELNETPERIITGVKPFRCAECDKSFTQKWSLQSHQKIHVGVKPFICPECGKSFRRKSHLKSHLGIHSGVKPFTCTECGKSFTHKASFILHQRIHTGVKPFTCSECDKSFSQKASLISHERTHTGVKPFMCTVCGKSFSRKTFLTKHICHTVVKPFTCNECGKCFSRKMHLTNHKVFHTGVKAFTCIECDKSFRQKSSLTLHQRMHTGVKPFTCTECEKNFRQKASLIMHQKVHAGLREFTCTECSKSFSHKISFTLHQRMHAGVKPFTCSECGKNFRQKSSLTLHQRIHTGVKPFTCTECGKTFSRKCSLTSHLIVHTGLKPFACTECGKSFSRKARLTKHKGCYHSHMKIFTCT